A portion of the Flavobacterium magnum genome contains these proteins:
- a CDS encoding phosphoribosyltransferase domain-containing protein — MSQNIILNHQEIEHKIRRIAYQIYETFVDEQTVIVAGIAANGIIFAEKIKSVLENIAPIDVLLCEVHIDKQHPNNPVTTSLRSDQYQDKCLVLVDDVLNSGTTLIYGVRHFLDVPLKKFKTAVLVDRNHKKYPVKADFKGISLSTSLLEHVSVEFATESVAYLS, encoded by the coding sequence ATGAGCCAGAACATCATCCTGAACCATCAGGAAATCGAACACAAGATCCGCAGGATTGCATACCAGATATATGAAACGTTCGTTGACGAGCAGACTGTCATCGTTGCAGGCATTGCTGCTAACGGCATCATCTTCGCGGAGAAAATCAAGTCGGTCCTCGAAAACATCGCACCAATTGATGTACTGCTGTGCGAAGTGCATATCGACAAGCAACATCCGAACAATCCGGTAACGACATCGCTTCGTTCCGATCAATATCAGGACAAATGCCTGGTGCTGGTTGATGATGTGCTCAATTCAGGCACAACGCTGATTTACGGCGTACGCCATTTTCTGGATGTGCCGCTGAAAAAATTCAAGACTGCCGTACTGGTAGACAGGAATCATAAAAAATATCCCGTGAAAGCTGATTTCAAGGGGATTTCACTTTCGACCTCGCTGCTGGAGCATGTGAGTGTCGAATTTGCTACCGAGTCGGTAGCCTACTTAAGCTAG
- a CDS encoding shikimate kinase, whose translation MGKIILLGYMGSGKTTVGKILSQKTGMPAFDLDQVIEECTQTSITAIFENKGEIYFRKAEHKALDMQLQKPEDFILSLGGGTPCYANNMELLKRQEVVSIYLKTNVGTLLERLRPEMMKRPLMAAVPVSERADYIAAHLFERSYFYNQADIKVNTDQRTPDQVASEILELLA comes from the coding sequence GGAAAATTTTATCCCAAAAAACGGGCATGCCTGCATTCGATCTGGATCAGGTCATTGAAGAATGTACACAAACCAGCATCACAGCTATTTTCGAAAACAAGGGTGAAATTTACTTTCGCAAAGCCGAACACAAGGCACTGGACATGCAATTACAAAAACCTGAAGACTTTATCCTAAGCCTTGGCGGCGGAACCCCGTGTTACGCCAACAATATGGAACTGCTCAAACGCCAAGAGGTGGTCTCCATTTACCTCAAAACCAACGTGGGCACGTTATTGGAAAGGCTGCGGCCGGAAATGATGAAACGTCCGCTGATGGCTGCGGTGCCGGTATCGGAACGGGCAGACTACATCGCTGCACACCTGTTTGAACGCAGCTATTTTTACAACCAGGCAGACATCAAAGTAAATACCGACCAGCGCACACCTGATCAGGTGGCATCTGAAATCCTCGAACTGCTAGCTTAA
- a CDS encoding transketolase, whose product MKPDTQQLNNLCIQVRRDILRMVHAVNSGHPGGSLGCTEFFIALYQNLMDRKDSFDMDGIGEDLFFLSNGHISPVFYSVLARSGYFPVAELATFRHIDSRLQGHPTTHEGLPGVRIASGSLGQGMSVAIGAAQAKKLNNDKHIVYSLHGDGELQEGQNWEAIMYASAKKVDNLIATVDLNGKQIDGTTDEVLAMGSVRAKFEAFDWEVLEITEGNNVEAIISGMTEAKAKTGKGKPVCVLLHTEMGHGVDYMMHTHAWHGKAPNDAQLEAALTQNYCDGESDY is encoded by the coding sequence ATGAAGCCTGACACACAACAACTAAACAACTTATGCATCCAGGTTCGCAGGGATATCCTGCGTATGGTACATGCGGTAAACTCAGGCCATCCGGGCGGTTCGCTGGGCTGTACTGAATTTTTCATAGCACTGTACCAAAATCTGATGGACCGAAAAGACAGCTTTGACATGGATGGCATAGGGGAGGACCTGTTTTTCCTTTCAAACGGCCACATTTCGCCTGTTTTTTACAGCGTACTGGCGCGCAGCGGGTATTTCCCGGTGGCGGAACTGGCGACTTTCCGCCATATTGATTCCCGGCTCCAGGGGCACCCTACGACGCACGAAGGTTTGCCCGGCGTGCGCATAGCATCGGGATCGCTTGGACAGGGCATGTCAGTCGCAATCGGTGCCGCACAGGCAAAAAAACTCAACAACGACAAGCACATCGTCTACAGCCTGCACGGGGACGGCGAATTACAGGAAGGACAGAACTGGGAAGCGATCATGTATGCTTCCGCCAAAAAAGTGGACAACCTGATTGCTACTGTAGACCTGAATGGAAAGCAGATTGACGGTACCACCGATGAGGTACTCGCGATGGGAAGCGTAAGGGCTAAATTTGAAGCTTTCGACTGGGAAGTGCTTGAAATCACTGAAGGCAATAACGTGGAAGCGATCATCAGCGGGATGACAGAGGCCAAAGCAAAAACGGGCAAAGGAAAACCGGTTTGCGTGCTGCTGCATACAGAGATGGGTCACGGTGTCGATTACATGATGCATACGCACGCATGGCACGGAAAAGCCCCGAACGATGCGCAGCTTGAGGCGGCTTTAACGCAGAATTATTGTGACGGCGAAAGCGATTATTAA
- a CDS encoding RNA-binding S4 domain-containing protein gives MRIDKYLWCVRYYKTRNMVTEACKKNQVTVNGALAKPSKEVFPGDKITFRKEQITHIVSVLDIPPSRVGAKLADIYRKDETPPEAFAQLEMMRLSKEHYRRTGDGRPTKKDRRDLEDYGLENETDFSD, from the coding sequence ATGAGAATCGATAAATACCTGTGGTGTGTGCGATATTACAAGACACGGAATATGGTTACCGAGGCCTGCAAAAAGAACCAGGTTACGGTCAACGGTGCGCTGGCAAAGCCTTCAAAAGAGGTGTTTCCGGGCGATAAGATTACCTTCCGTAAAGAGCAGATCACCCATATTGTTTCAGTATTGGATATTCCGCCGAGCCGTGTAGGGGCTAAGCTCGCCGATATATACCGCAAAGACGAGACACCGCCGGAAGCTTTCGCACAACTCGAGATGATGAGGCTTTCCAAAGAACATTACCGCCGCACAGGCGACGGCCGCCCCACCAAAAAGGACCGCCGCGATCTAGAGGATTACGGACTTGAAAATGAAACTGATTTTTCGGACTAA
- a CDS encoding pseudouridine synthase, with translation MHHHYIIHKPYGYLSQFIYELKRKKKLLGELYDFAEGTMAIGRLDEDSEGLLLLTTDGMMSETVRSRKVEKEYYAQVDGLITQAAVDALQAGVEIGFNGKKYITRKCEARLIDAPDLPPRGQKIRDARHGPTSWVSITLKEGKFRQVRKMTAAVGFPTLRLVRVRIGNIHLGDMPSGMVAEVDGFLL, from the coding sequence ATCCACCACCATTACATCATCCATAAGCCCTACGGCTACCTGAGCCAGTTTATCTATGAGTTAAAACGGAAAAAGAAACTGCTGGGCGAATTGTATGATTTTGCCGAGGGAACAATGGCCATAGGCAGGCTGGACGAAGATTCTGAAGGGTTGCTGTTGCTTACGACCGACGGGATGATGAGCGAAACGGTACGCAGCCGAAAGGTCGAAAAGGAATACTATGCCCAGGTCGACGGACTCATAACACAGGCAGCTGTTGACGCGTTGCAGGCCGGAGTTGAAATTGGTTTCAATGGTAAGAAATACATTACCCGTAAATGCGAAGCCCGGCTGATTGATGCGCCCGATCTCCCGCCGCGCGGACAGAAAATACGCGATGCACGGCATGGTCCGACGAGCTGGGTATCCATTACCCTGAAAGAAGGGAAATTCCGACAGGTGCGCAAGATGACGGCTGCCGTCGGCTTCCCGACGCTCAGGCTGGTGCGGGTGCGTATCGGCAACATCCATCTGGGTGACATGCCTTCGGGAATGGTCGCTGAGGTCGATGGATTTTTGCTCTGA
- a CDS encoding FKBP-type peptidyl-prolyl cis-trans isomerase yields MSKFKFYFIALTASLTLFSCHKNDDGVTIAPPRDRAEQYAADIDSIETYLKTHYMTVTTIDGLQDITIDTLIAGDGHVSIWDNTEYPLHKDKIVKDDARLSNLTTGGSEDPVSYKMYYLILNQGGGATRPTTVDSTFTSYRGWKLDNEEFDRNKNGIWSTYPVLTTAESGLISGYRQFLTELNPAESVTNNGDGTYTFNNAGVGVVFLPSGLGYFNTARANIPAYSPLIFTIRLNSVKRRDHDLDGVLSVYEDLNNNGDYFDDDTDGDTAPDFIDADDDGDRYYTKEEIRKPAGEAGPSWKYPFDPIPNADPLLSEPAGIPNCAGDTSSPTRLRKHLDPSCH; encoded by the coding sequence ATGAGCAAATTTAAGTTTTATTTTATTGCGCTGACCGCCTCACTGACTTTATTTTCCTGCCATAAAAACGATGATGGAGTGACCATCGCCCCGCCACGGGACCGTGCTGAACAATATGCCGCAGACATCGATTCGATAGAGACCTACCTCAAAACGCATTACATGACTGTGACTACGATCGACGGCCTGCAGGATATCACGATCGATACCCTTATTGCCGGCGACGGGCACGTTTCAATCTGGGACAATACTGAGTATCCGCTACACAAGGACAAAATAGTGAAGGACGATGCTAGGCTCTCAAACCTGACTACGGGCGGGTCTGAGGATCCTGTATCCTACAAGATGTACTACCTGATCCTGAATCAGGGCGGTGGCGCCACGCGTCCCACCACGGTCGATTCGACTTTTACAAGTTACCGCGGATGGAAGCTGGACAACGAGGAGTTTGACCGCAACAAAAACGGCATCTGGTCAACCTACCCTGTACTGACCACGGCTGAAAGTGGCTTGATTTCGGGGTACAGGCAGTTCCTGACAGAACTCAATCCGGCGGAAAGTGTTACCAATAACGGCGACGGCACCTACACATTTAACAACGCAGGTGTGGGTGTGGTATTCCTTCCTTCGGGCCTCGGGTATTTCAACACGGCCAGGGCGAATATTCCGGCTTACTCACCATTGATTTTTACCATCAGGCTGAATTCAGTAAAGCGTCGTGACCATGATCTGGACGGTGTGCTGTCGGTTTATGAAGACCTGAACAACAATGGTGATTATTTCGACGATGATACCGATGGCGACACGGCGCCTGATTTCATTGATGCCGATGATGATGGCGATCGTTATTATACTAAGGAAGAAATCCGAAAACCGGCGGGCGAGGCGGGACCATCATGGAAATATCCATTTGACCCAATCCCGAATGCCGATCCTTTACTCAGCGAACCGGCCGGCATACCGAATTGTGCCGGTGACACTTCCTCACCTACACGGTTGAGAAAACATTTGGATCCGAGCTGTCATTAA
- a CDS encoding lipocalin family protein, translating to MKFVLLAATACFALSCDDERDTINNDITGTYNLTSFRTEMPVDYDGNGTRSSDLMDETRCYDDSRLTINRDGTYILEENAVAINGTTSFCDARIVKGTWTRSGNSLTTTSDLEDGYVVDKYAFATDNGMSGNTMTITMAHADIPFRDAAGNPHLTSGTVEVTYTERPDSAY from the coding sequence ATGAAATTTGTTCTACTGGCCGCTACAGCCTGTTTCGCCCTGTCCTGTGATGATGAAAGGGATACCATCAACAATGATATTACCGGGACTTACAACCTGACCTCGTTCCGTACGGAAATGCCTGTCGATTATGATGGGAATGGTACCCGCTCTTCTGACCTGATGGACGAAACAAGGTGTTATGATGACTCCCGCCTGACAATCAACAGGGACGGCACCTACATACTCGAAGAGAATGCAGTGGCCATCAATGGCACCACTTCATTTTGCGATGCAAGAATTGTAAAAGGAACCTGGACGAGATCCGGAAACTCACTGACGACGACATCTGACCTCGAAGACGGTTACGTCGTGGATAAATATGCTTTTGCAACTGATAACGGAATGTCGGGGAACACCATGACGATCACCATGGCACATGCCGATATCCCGTTCAGGGACGCTGCCGGCAATCCCCACCTGACTTCCGGCACCGTGGAAGTGACTTATACTGAGCGGCCGGACAGCGCCTACTAA
- a CDS encoding transketolase family protein, translated as MKKYENTGSKDTRSGFGAGLTELGQKNENVVALCADLIGSLKMDDFKKNHPERFFQIGIAEANMIGIAAGLTIGGKIPFTGTFANFSTGRVYDQIRQSVAYSDKNVKICASHAGLTLGEDGATHQILEDIGLMKMLPGMTVINTCDYNQTKAATLAIAEHHGPVYLRFGRPVVPNFMPADEPFEIGKAILLQEGSDVTIVATGHLVWEALLAAEALDAKGISAEVINIHTIKPLDEEAILKSLAKTQCIVTAEEHNILGGLGESVARVLSLHHPAPQEFVAVQDSFGESGTPEQLMEKYKLNHQAIAAAAERVIGRKTGN; from the coding sequence ATGAAAAAATACGAAAATACAGGCAGTAAGGATACCCGTTCCGGGTTTGGCGCTGGACTTACTGAATTAGGACAAAAAAATGAAAATGTCGTTGCGCTTTGCGCGGACCTTATCGGTTCGCTGAAGATGGACGACTTTAAGAAAAATCATCCGGAACGTTTTTTCCAGATCGGGATAGCAGAAGCCAATATGATCGGCATCGCTGCGGGATTGACCATAGGCGGAAAAATTCCCTTCACGGGAACTTTCGCTAATTTTTCTACGGGAAGGGTTTATGACCAGATCCGCCAATCCGTAGCCTATTCTGATAAGAATGTAAAAATCTGTGCGTCACACGCCGGATTGACCCTGGGTGAAGACGGTGCCACCCACCAGATCCTCGAAGACATCGGACTGATGAAGATGTTGCCGGGCATGACGGTAATCAACACCTGCGATTACAACCAGACTAAAGCGGCCACCCTGGCGATTGCTGAACATCATGGTCCGGTGTATCTCCGTTTCGGAAGGCCGGTAGTACCAAATTTTATGCCTGCCGACGAACCGTTTGAAATCGGCAAAGCCATCCTGCTTCAGGAAGGTTCCGATGTGACAATCGTCGCGACAGGGCATTTGGTGTGGGAAGCGTTGCTTGCCGCTGAGGCGCTCGATGCCAAAGGCATTTCCGCTGAAGTCATCAACATCCATACCATAAAGCCTTTAGATGAGGAAGCCATCCTGAAATCTTTGGCCAAGACCCAATGCATTGTAACGGCTGAAGAGCACAACATCCTGGGCGGACTCGGAGAGAGCGTGGCGCGCGTGCTGTCACTGCATCACCCGGCACCGCAGGAATTCGTGGCCGTACAAGATAGTTTCGGCGAAAGCGGAACCCCTGAGCAATTAATGGAAAAATACAAGCTAAACCACCAGGCGATTGCAGCGGCCGCCGAAAGAGTCATAGGCAGAAAAACGGGCAATTGA
- a CDS encoding glycoside hydrolase family 30 protein, which translates to MKLFRITLIALLLSVAATAQKKSAAMVSSWMTKPDRSMLLQPRPALRFENVRQKMQTIYIDETKTFQQMDGFGYCLTGGSAQLISKMGEKEQQALLDELFGDHGNSISVSYLRVSIGASDLDDHVFSYDDLPEGETDPELAKFSLQHDYRTGLIPLLKKIVAINPTIKIMGSPWSAPVWMKTNGKVKGGSLKPEFYKTYAYYFVNYIQGMQKAGIPIDAVTVQNEPLHPGNTPSMYMEARDQAEFIKSHLGPAFREAGIRTKIVLYDHNCDRPDYPISIMDDPEAKQYVDGSGFHLYGGEITAMTAVHDAHPDKNLYFTEQWNGGPEKFAEDLKSNVGNLVIAATRNWAKTVLQWNLAADPQYRPHTDDGGCTSCLGAITIDGNQVTRNVAYYSMAHAAMLVPAGSRRIASNVIGDLQNVAFVTPDGRKVLIVLNSGPATQTFFIKDSKRWGKAVTATLESGAVASYLW; encoded by the coding sequence ATGAAATTGTTCAGGATTACACTCATCGCACTGCTTTTATCGGTCGCAGCCACTGCTCAGAAAAAGTCAGCTGCGATGGTCAGCAGCTGGATGACCAAGCCCGACCGTTCGATGTTGCTACAGCCCCGGCCGGCATTACGTTTTGAGAACGTCAGGCAAAAGATGCAGACCATTTACATAGACGAAACCAAAACCTTCCAGCAAATGGACGGTTTTGGATACTGCCTTACCGGCGGCAGCGCGCAGCTGATCAGCAAAATGGGCGAAAAGGAACAGCAGGCATTGCTCGATGAACTTTTTGGAGATCATGGCAACAGCATTTCTGTCAGCTACCTCCGCGTCAGCATCGGGGCGTCTGACCTTGATGACCACGTGTTCTCGTATGATGACCTCCCGGAAGGTGAAACCGATCCGGAGCTGGCAAAATTCAGCTTGCAGCATGATTACCGGACGGGGCTGATTCCGCTGTTGAAGAAAATCGTCGCCATCAATCCTACCATTAAAATTATGGGGTCTCCCTGGTCGGCACCCGTTTGGATGAAAACCAACGGAAAGGTGAAAGGTGGCAGCCTCAAGCCGGAATTTTACAAGACCTATGCGTATTACTTCGTGAACTACATCCAGGGCATGCAGAAAGCGGGCATTCCAATCGATGCTGTGACGGTCCAGAACGAGCCGCTGCATCCGGGCAATACGCCGAGCATGTACATGGAAGCCAGGGACCAGGCTGAATTTATCAAGAGCCACCTCGGGCCTGCCTTCAGGGAAGCCGGAATCAGGACGAAAATTGTGCTTTATGACCACAACTGCGACCGGCCTGATTACCCGATTTCAATCATGGATGATCCCGAAGCGAAGCAATACGTGGATGGTTCGGGATTTCACCTCTATGGTGGCGAAATCACGGCAATGACTGCGGTACATGACGCCCATCCGGACAAAAACCTGTATTTTACCGAGCAATGGAATGGCGGTCCGGAGAAGTTTGCTGAAGATTTGAAAAGCAATGTAGGCAACCTGGTCATCGCGGCAACTCGCAATTGGGCTAAAACGGTGCTGCAATGGAATCTCGCGGCTGACCCCCAGTACCGTCCGCATACCGATGACGGCGGCTGCACCTCCTGCCTTGGGGCGATTACAATCGATGGAAATCAGGTGACGCGTAATGTGGCTTATTATTCGATGGCCCACGCGGCGATGCTCGTTCCTGCGGGTTCACGCCGCATCGCAAGCAATGTTATCGGGGATTTGCAAAACGTGGCCTTCGTCACGCCTGACGGCAGGAAGGTTTTGATCGTGCTGAACAGTGGGCCGGCAACGCAGACCTTTTTTATAAAAGATAGTAAGCGGTGGGGAAAGGCGGTCACAGCGACCTTAGAGTCCGGTGCCGTCGCGAGTTATCTGTGGTAA